In the genome of Candidatus Aegiribacteria sp., the window GATGGTGAGTTCGTCCCTTGAAGCCGCATCAATATTAAAGGATAGAGGTATTTCGGCGGGAGTGATTGACATGGTTTCAGTTAAACCGCTGGACAAAAAGCTTCTGCAGGAGCAGGCTGCCAGGACAGGAGCCGTTATCGTAGCCGAAGATCATCAGGTAACGGGCGGCCTGTTCGGGGCCGTAGCGGAGACTCTGGCGCTGGAGATGCCTGTTAAGATGGGCGTTGTAGCAGTTCAGGACAGCTTCGGCACCAGTGGATCTCCAACCGAAGTAATGGAAAGATTCGGTCTTACGGCATTTGAAATTACTGAAAAAGCGCGGAGAATACTTGTAATGAATCGCATTCCAACGAACGGATGAACTCTTTGAAACCCCCCGTGTTATTGACTTGAATCCTGAGCATCTGTAGTATGCAATATATCTTGGATTATGGTACAAATTCTTATTCAAATAATTGAGACAGGAGGAAATAAATGGCTCGAGTACTTATCTGTGACGCAGTTGCTGAAGATGCCCTTGAGGCTATCCGCAGCGGTGGGCACGAAGTTGTTGAAAAAATAGGAATGTCCCCTGAAGAACTTCTGGTGACAGCTCCCCAGTTCGACGCTCTGGTTGTTCGCAGCGCTACAAAGGTTAGAAAACCCGTTCTCGAAAAGGCGGCCAGGGGAAATCTCAAGCTGATAGTCCGTGGAGGCGTCGGGCTTGATAACATCGACCTTGATGACGCTGCTGAACTGGGTATCTCGGTACAGAATACTCCTTCCGCAAGCAGCGTCGCGGTAGCCGAACTTGCAATAGCGCACATGCTGGCATGCAGCCGTTTTCTGGGTCCCGCGAACTGCACTATGAAAAAAGGTGAGTGGAACAAGAAAGCGTACGGCAAAGGCAAAGAACTCTGGCATTCAACCCTCGGCCTTATCGGATACGGACGCATTTCACAGGAAGTGGCTAAAAGGGCAAAGGGATTCGGGATGAAAGTCATTTTTTACGATCCCTTTATTGATGAAGCAGAAGGCGCGCAGAAAGTTGATCTTGATACACTATGTAAAGAATCCGACTTCGTAAGTCTCCATATACCCCATACCAAAGAAACACATTACCTTCTTGATACTCCTCAGTTCGACATGATGAAGGATGGAGTAATCGTAGTGAACTGTGCCAGGGGAGGTACGATTAACGAAACTGCCCTGCTGGAAGCTATGGAATCCGGGAAGGTATTCGCCACGGGAGTTGATGTTTACGAAGAGGAACCATCCAAAGGAAACCCACTTGTTGAATTTGAAAGAACGGTTGCTACGCCCCACATTGGAGCTGGAAGCGCAGCCGCTTCAAAACGGGTGGGGGCAGAAGTGGCCCGCAAGATTAACGAATTCTTCGAATAATAGAAAACAACATTAAAATGAAAGGTGGATCCATGCGGAAAAACTGGATAGGAATTCCAGTTCTCATGATTCTCCTTCTGTTGCCTTCTCTGTCAGTTGCTCAGGGCGATGACGAAATTTTGACACCAGTTGATAATTCGCCCTCGGCAAATGAAACGGAGTTGCAGCCAGCAGAAGGAGAGCAGCTGGAAGAACCCGATCCCGGTCTGGATATACCAGGTATTGTTACCGTACAGAACAAACCAAATGATGCTGGAGACCAGCTTATTGTTTCGTTTGAACCTGCTACGAATTCCGAAGGTATTTTCTGCTACAATGTTTACAGACGTGAGTTTGGCAATGTGAGTGAAGATGCCTGGAGTCTTATCAAGATGATTCCTGAAGATGAACCTTATGAATTCATTGACGGCTACGATCCTGAATACCCGATAGAACCGGGAACCCTGTACGAATACAGAGTTGCCTCTGTATCTATAGATGAAAACGAGTATTTCGGTCCTATATGCAATGCTGAAATTGCTTCAGTGGGTGAAATCTACCATACAGGGAAAACCAGGGTGCTTATTGCAGCAGCAGTGTTCATGTTCCTTATCTTCTACTATTTCGGGAAGGCACAGAAGGGTGCGAAAATGTATCTCAGGCCAATTGCCGGTATCGAGGCAATTGATGAGGCCATCGGCCGTGCAACCGAAATGGGGAGGCCAATTCTTTACGTACCCGGGTTGTCTTATATCGAGGATGTTGCGACAATTGCAAGTCTGACTATCCTGGGAAGAGTGGCCAAGAAGATAGCTCAGTATCAGACCCCTCTGATGGTTCCCAACCGAGATCCAATCGTTTACACAATTGCCGACGAAGTCGTTAAGCAGGCCTACCTTGAGGCTGGCCGGCCCGACGCATACGATCCGGACTCGGTTTTCTTTGTTACCACCAGCCAGTTCGCTTTCGTGGCAGCTGTCAACGGTATAATGATGAGGGAAACGCCGGCAACGAACTTTTACCTTGGCATGTTCTGGGCAGAATCACTCCTTCTGGCAGAGACGGGTTCCCTGTCCGGAGCCATTCAGATAGCCGGTACAGATGCAGTTACCCAGTTGCCGTTCTTCATAACCACCTGTGACTATACACTTATAGGCGAGGAACTTTATGCGGCCAGCGCATACCTTGGTCGTGAGCCAAAGCAGGTTGGTGCTGTAAAGGGACAGGATGCCTGTAAGGCAATAATCATGGGTTTCGTTACACTGGCTTTGCTGCTGGGAATAGTTGATCTTATTGCAGGAACACACACCCTCGAATGGGTGCGTCATATTATAACCATGCCAGTAGTGGATTAGCCCACCGGAAAGGAGTCTGAACAGTGAAAAGAACTGTTCCGCTTATGATAGTCATGGTGGGCGGAATACTGATGATGATTCAGTACTTTGTTCCCCACCAGTACTCACAGGTCGTGTTCAACAACTACACGCAATGGGCACCAATTGTTGGAGCCTTCGCTCTGGTACTCGGAGTTGGAAGCCTTACAAGGGTGCATTCTCACAAAATACGCAGGAAGGCCAAAAACTGGCAGTACAGCTGGGCTGTTTTAATACCGCTTTACGCAATGCCGCTTCTCGCTCATGTCTGGCCTCAATCACTTGGCGGAGGAATGGACAATCCGAGTGTTTTCCATTTCTTTTTTATGCATATCCAGGTTCCCATTCAGTCAACCATGTTCAGTCTGCTTGCTTTTTATATAGCAAGCGCCGCATTCCGGGCGTTCAGGGCGAAATCCGCCCTTGCCACGGTATTGCTTCTTGCTGCGGTGGTTGTAATGCTGGGTCAGGTTCCTATAGGAGAGATATTCGGCAGATGGCTGCCGGAAACAGGACTCTGGATTCTCCGCTATCCCAACCTTGCTGCTAAACGGGCAATTATGCTGGGAGTTGGATTCGGCATACTGGCTACAAACCTTAAAATAATATTCGGCGTCGAGCGTAATTGGCTCGGCGGAGCAGGGAAGTAGGTGGCACTGTGAATATATGGGGAAAGATGCTTAATATTGATCGGCGCTGGATCTTCCTTGCAATAGGTGTTGTATCGATTATTCCGTTCCTGGTGGGAATAGGAATGCCGATAACCACCACTACGGAAGTTGAAAGCATTTTCGATTACGTCAATGAACTGGATAAAGAAGATGCTATATTCATAAGTTTCGATTACGCTCCCGGAACTCAGGCTGAGAATACGCCCATGGCTGTGGCGGTTATGAGACATGCATTCTATAACGATGTACCTGTTTTCATGACAGCCTACCCTCCCCTTGGCCACGGTATGGCTATAGGGGCACTGGATTACGTAACCAATCCTGCGCTTTCCGTTTTCTACCAGAGAGTATCATTCGAAGAATGGGCTGATTTCAGGGAAGCCGGAATAACGGACAAGGATGAACTGGTTGCCGCGTGGGAAAACGATGGAAATGAACTTCCTGAAAATGCCTCCGGATGGGTTTTCGAAGGCAGGGATTTCGCATTACTAGGTTATGCGCCCGTTTTCAGCCTTGTTATTCTTGGAATGACCGCTTCTATCGAGGCTCAGTATCCACAGGACACCTACGGCAATCCACTGAGTGAAATGCCGATGCTCAGAGAGCATAAGAGCCTGCGGGAGATTGATCTAGCTCTAACAACAGCTGGCTCAAGCGCTTGCAGGGCCTGGATAGTCTATGGAAGGGAGAAGATCGGTCTCCCTGTTGCCTTCGGGGTGACAGCAGTTATGGCAACCGATTACTATCCTTACATTCAGTCCGGCCAGATAATCGGCCAGATGGGCGGCCTGCGTGGCGCGGCGGAATACGAGGTCCTGCTTTTTGAAAACGGAATAACCGAAACCACCGGCAAGGCATTCACAGGAATGGATGTTCAGTCAGCTGCGCATCTGCTGATAATCCTGCTTATAATCATGGGCAATATCGCTTTCTTCGCCGGGGGTTTTAACAAGAAGACTAAATTGAAGGGAAGGGGGTAGAAAATGTACGAAACGATAGGGATCTGGATAGGAGCTTTCTTTACCCTTGCCATCTACTCCTTCCTTTATAAGGAAAACCCTGTATATCGCCTCGCTGAACATCTTGTTGTTGGAATATCGCTTGGTTACACGATGGCGATTACTTTTGAAATAACTCTGAAGCCGAGGTTGATAGAGCCCCTGCTCAGCGGAAACCACTGGATTCTTCTTATTCCAGCCATCCTCGGTATTCTTTACATAACCAGGTTCATACCCGGTATAGCCTGGCTTTCCAGATATCCGATAGCATTTCTCATGGGAACAGCTATGGGTGTGAGTTTTCCGTTGACCATGAAGACCGACGTTTTAAGACAGCTCGAGGCTGCCATGCAGCCGTTCTATCAGTCGGGAATGCCATGGCATGTAGTATTCGGAAATATCGTACTGATTTTTGGAACACTAGCGGCACTGATCTACTTCTTCTTCTCCAAACCGCATAAAGGGCTGTTCTTCGGCACAGGTTCAAAAA includes:
- a CDS encoding D-2-hydroxyacid dehydrogenase, with the translated sequence MARVLICDAVAEDALEAIRSGGHEVVEKIGMSPEELLVTAPQFDALVVRSATKVRKPVLEKAARGNLKLIVRGGVGLDNIDLDDAAELGISVQNTPSASSVAVAELAIAHMLACSRFLGPANCTMKKGEWNKKAYGKGKELWHSTLGLIGYGRISQEVAKRAKGFGMKVIFYDPFIDEAEGAQKVDLDTLCKESDFVSLHIPHTKETHYLLDTPQFDMMKDGVIVVNCARGGTINETALLEAMESGKVFATGVDVYEEEPSKGNPLVEFERTVATPHIGAGSAAASKRVGAEVARKINEFFE